A single region of the Halorussus gelatinilyticus genome encodes:
- a CDS encoding ABC transporter ATP-binding protein — translation MSGTRAPAVRLDGVTKRFGDVVANDAVDFSLDAGSVHALIGENGAGKTTLMSVLYGLYDPDAGGIYVDGEPREFDSPRDAIDAGVGMIHQHFQLVDTMTVVQNVVLGHEPTENGLVDEASAHEDIEDICATYGFDVDRYLDTPVEQLGVGAQQRVEIVKSLYRGADVLVLDEPTAVLTPQEVEGLFEVMEELTDRGRSLIFITHKLDEALEAADDITVLRDGKAVGTVAAAETSREELARMMVGRDVLFDYPERETVLGDVTLSVEDLRVRDDRDLEQVGGVGLTVREGEILGVAGVEGNGQTELVEALTGLREVESGTVAFEGEDITDTSRRRRIESGITYVPEDRQDEGLVQDYDLVRNALLGNQTVEPYVRNGFIDWRTVRDHAESIVREYDVQPPNADAEAASLSGGNQQKFVVGRELEHEPSLLVASHPTRGVDVGSIEFVHERLLEMRDAGTAVLFVSSKLEEIQKLSDRVAVMYEGEFVDVVDPDDVTEQELGLLMAGRTVEDPGESAGPATADSGTAESTESATAESADSATAESADSATAESAESATDESATEGVSNRE, via the coding sequence ATGAGCGGGACACGAGCACCCGCCGTCCGACTCGACGGCGTCACCAAGCGGTTCGGCGACGTGGTGGCCAACGACGCCGTGGACTTCTCGCTCGACGCGGGGTCGGTCCACGCGCTCATCGGCGAGAACGGCGCGGGCAAGACCACGCTGATGAGCGTCCTCTACGGCCTCTACGATCCCGACGCGGGCGGCATCTACGTGGACGGCGAACCGCGGGAGTTCGACTCGCCCCGCGACGCCATCGACGCCGGGGTCGGGATGATCCACCAGCACTTCCAGCTCGTGGACACGATGACCGTCGTCCAAAACGTCGTGTTGGGCCACGAACCGACCGAGAACGGACTCGTGGACGAGGCGAGCGCCCACGAGGACATCGAGGACATCTGCGCGACCTACGGCTTCGACGTGGACCGGTATCTCGACACGCCTGTCGAGCAGTTAGGCGTCGGCGCCCAACAACGCGTCGAGATCGTCAAGAGCCTCTACCGCGGGGCTGACGTGCTGGTCCTCGACGAACCGACCGCGGTGCTGACGCCCCAAGAGGTCGAGGGACTGTTCGAGGTGATGGAGGAACTCACCGACCGCGGCCGGTCGCTCATCTTCATCACGCACAAACTGGACGAGGCCCTCGAAGCCGCCGACGACATCACCGTCCTGCGCGACGGAAAGGCGGTCGGCACCGTCGCGGCCGCCGAAACCTCGCGGGAGGAACTCGCGCGGATGATGGTCGGGCGGGACGTGCTGTTCGACTACCCCGAGCGCGAGACCGTCCTCGGCGACGTGACCCTCTCCGTCGAGGACTTGCGAGTCCGAGACGACCGCGACCTCGAACAGGTCGGCGGCGTGGGCCTGACCGTCCGCGAGGGCGAAATCCTCGGCGTCGCGGGCGTCGAGGGGAACGGACAGACCGAACTCGTGGAGGCGCTGACCGGCCTGCGCGAGGTCGAATCGGGCACCGTCGCCTTCGAGGGCGAGGACATCACGGACACCAGTCGCCGCCGGCGCATCGAGTCGGGTATCACCTACGTCCCGGAGGACCGGCAAGACGAGGGACTGGTGCAGGACTACGACCTCGTTCGCAACGCCCTGCTGGGCAACCAGACCGTCGAACCGTACGTCCGGAACGGGTTCATCGACTGGCGGACCGTCCGGGACCACGCCGAGAGCATCGTCCGGGAGTACGACGTGCAACCGCCGAACGCCGACGCGGAGGCGGCGTCGCTGTCGGGAGGCAACCAGCAGAAGTTCGTCGTCGGCAGGGAACTCGAACACGAACCGAGCCTGTTGGTCGCCTCGCATCCGACCCGCGGCGTGGACGTGGGGAGCATCGAGTTCGTCCACGAGCGCCTGCTGGAGATGCGCGACGCCGGCACCGCGGTCCTGTTCGTCTCCTCGAAACTCGAGGAGATTCAGAAGCTCTCGGACCGCGTGGCGGTCATGTACGAGGGCGAGTTCGTGGACGTGGTGGACCCCGACGACGTGACCGAGCAGGAACTCGGCCTGCTGATGGCCGGTCGGACCGTCGAAGACCCCGGCGAGAGCGCCGGACCCGCGACCGCCGACTCGGGCACCGCCGAGTCCACCGAGTCCGCTACCGCCGAATCCGCCGATTCCGCTACCGCCGAATCCGCCGATTCCGCCACTGCTGAGTCTGCCGAGTCCGCTACCGACGAATCTGCCACCGAAGGGGTGTCGAACCGTGAGTAG
- a CDS encoding ABC transporter permease — protein sequence MLRASVVERFAIAVAATLLALLLGSVVVAASGYDAVEFVSSLLYGAFGSTSNVAFTLRQSTMLVLAGVAVAVAFRAGVFNIGVQGQFVVGGFATAVTILFLAPMLPEGTVGGVLLMVLGTLAAILAGGAYAALPGLMKAYADANEVITTIMLNFIASGVVFFIVDRYLRPAGASAPNTENFPEYVAFPSLVFDSASFSVVGLGVALATVLVVYVVMARTRFGYDLVTSGHQEPAAAYSGVDPKRNVVATMTFSGMVAGLAGAMFTIMILGYYSDPSTFPRFGFDAIAVSLLAANNPLGVVPAGILFGGLDAGGQYIGFTLDVPPELVDGVVGLVVLFVATPELFRMAARRTGLGGDGR from the coding sequence ATGCTCCGCGCGTCGGTGGTCGAGCGGTTCGCCATCGCGGTGGCCGCGACCCTGCTGGCGCTCCTGCTCGGGTCGGTCGTCGTCGCGGCCTCGGGGTACGACGCGGTCGAGTTCGTCTCGTCGCTGTTGTACGGCGCGTTCGGAAGCACCTCGAACGTCGCGTTCACCCTGCGCCAGTCCACGATGCTCGTCCTCGCGGGCGTGGCGGTCGCCGTCGCGTTCCGGGCTGGCGTGTTCAACATCGGCGTGCAGGGCCAGTTCGTCGTCGGCGGGTTCGCCACCGCGGTCACGATTCTGTTCCTCGCGCCGATGCTGCCGGAGGGGACGGTCGGAGGCGTCCTCCTGATGGTGCTGGGTACGCTCGCGGCGATTCTGGCCGGCGGCGCGTACGCGGCGCTCCCCGGCCTGATGAAGGCCTACGCCGACGCCAACGAGGTCATCACGACCATCATGCTCAACTTCATCGCGTCGGGTGTCGTCTTCTTCATCGTGGACCGCTACCTCCGGCCGGCGGGCGCGTCAGCGCCCAACACCGAGAACTTCCCCGAGTACGTCGCGTTCCCGTCGCTCGTCTTCGACAGCGCGTCGTTCTCGGTCGTCGGTCTCGGCGTGGCGCTGGCGACGGTCCTCGTCGTCTACGTCGTGATGGCCCGGACCAGATTCGGTTACGACCTCGTGACCAGCGGCCATCAGGAACCCGCGGCGGCCTACTCCGGCGTGGACCCGAAGCGCAACGTGGTCGCCACGATGACGTTCTCGGGGATGGTCGCCGGACTCGCGGGCGCGATGTTCACCATCATGATTCTGGGCTACTACAGCGACCCCTCGACGTTCCCGCGGTTCGGCTTCGACGCCATCGCGGTCAGCCTGCTCGCGGCGAACAACCCGCTGGGCGTGGTTCCCGCGGGAATCCTGTTCGGGGGTCTCGACGCCGGCGGCCAGTACATCGGCTTCACGCTCGACGTGCCGCCGGAACTCGTGGACGGCGTGGTCGGTCTCGTCGTCCTGTTCGTCGCCACGCCGGAACTGTTCCGGATGGCCGCACGACGGACCGGGCTGGGAGGTGACGGCCGATGA
- a CDS encoding class I SAM-dependent methyltransferase → MKKTLEEHASRFDDVAGEYDDSQNDTEEYRACVSLVVDHANPGPEDTVADLGTGTGAIALALAEDAGEVVGRDISEGMMERAREKAAEQGIENVEFGEGRFREPNVEAADVVVSNFAMHHLSDDEKVEAIEAIAELGPRKFVLGDVMFFGEPNPDEPFYSPEVDDPSTVGHLADALTDAGFALTAVEKVHEQVGVLVAERGDVE, encoded by the coding sequence ATGAAGAAGACGCTTGAGGAACACGCCTCGCGCTTCGACGACGTAGCGGGCGAGTACGACGACAGCCAGAACGACACCGAGGAGTACCGCGCCTGCGTCTCGCTCGTCGTGGACCACGCTAATCCCGGCCCCGAGGACACCGTGGCGGACCTCGGCACCGGCACCGGAGCCATCGCGCTGGCGCTCGCCGAGGACGCGGGCGAAGTCGTCGGCCGCGACATCAGCGAGGGGATGATGGAGCGGGCCCGCGAGAAAGCCGCCGAGCAGGGCATCGAGAACGTCGAGTTCGGCGAGGGCCGCTTCCGCGAGCCGAACGTCGAGGCGGCCGACGTGGTCGTGTCGAACTTCGCCATGCACCACCTCAGCGACGACGAGAAGGTCGAAGCCATCGAGGCCATCGCCGAGTTGGGACCGCGGAAGTTCGTCCTCGGCGACGTGATGTTCTTCGGCGAGCCGAACCCCGACGAGCCGTTCTACAGTCCGGAAGTGGACGACCCATCGACGGTCGGCCATCTGGCGGACGCACTGACCGACGCCGGGTTCGCGCTGACCGCGGTGGAGAAGGTTCACGAGCAGGTCGGCGTGCTGGTGGCCGAGCGCGGAGACGTGGAGTAA
- a CDS encoding BMP family lipoprotein: MFDTTADSEPGNGREPTAKAVDRRTILKSGATLVAGTALAGRVGAQDATNIAIVSSPAGFGDKAFNDLALEGLQNAAKNYNINIQQVEETDQSQYRTVQSRLAESSNPDYDLIVLVGYNHTQALESNASQYSDQRWMLINDYVDQPNVAGYSWANHQMSFQAGVLAGTMTTRQLDHAGNSLNPDNAVVGFVGGVDGALINAFERAYKAGAKWVNEDVSVKVGYIGNYTDTQTANNIAGSQYDAGADIVYHAAAAAGQGVFQAAREANSYAIGVDADQSLTVPDYEDVIMGSAVKYINKGTNRVAEAIVKGNWDQVNGQNILGLQQDAVAMVLGNVIGPKLPDVVSQNLEESKQAIVNGDVTVPCSATGCQN; encoded by the coding sequence ATGTTTGACACTACTGCTGATTCCGAACCCGGGAACGGACGAGAACCGACCGCGAAGGCCGTCGACCGCCGCACGATTCTCAAGTCCGGCGCGACGCTCGTCGCCGGCACCGCGCTCGCCGGCCGCGTCGGCGCACAGGACGCCACGAACATCGCCATCGTCTCCAGTCCCGCTGGCTTCGGCGACAAGGCGTTCAACGACCTCGCGCTGGAGGGACTCCAGAACGCGGCGAAGAACTACAACATCAACATCCAACAGGTCGAGGAGACCGACCAGTCCCAGTACCGGACGGTCCAGTCGCGGCTCGCCGAGAGTTCCAATCCGGATTACGACCTCATAGTGCTGGTCGGGTACAACCACACGCAGGCGCTCGAATCGAACGCCTCCCAGTACTCCGACCAGCGGTGGATGCTCATCAACGACTACGTGGACCAGCCGAACGTGGCGGGCTACTCGTGGGCCAACCACCAGATGTCGTTCCAGGCGGGCGTCCTCGCGGGCACGATGACGACCCGACAGCTCGACCACGCCGGTAACTCGCTGAACCCCGACAACGCCGTCGTCGGCTTCGTCGGCGGGGTGGACGGCGCGCTCATCAACGCCTTCGAGCGCGCCTACAAGGCCGGAGCGAAGTGGGTCAACGAGGACGTGAGCGTCAAGGTCGGGTACATCGGCAACTACACCGACACCCAGACAGCGAACAACATCGCGGGGTCCCAGTACGACGCCGGGGCGGACATCGTCTACCACGCGGCCGCGGCGGCCGGACAGGGCGTCTTCCAAGCCGCGCGCGAGGCCAACAGCTACGCCATCGGCGTGGACGCCGACCAGTCACTGACGGTGCCCGACTACGAGGACGTAATCATGGGGTCGGCGGTCAAGTACATCAACAAAGGGACCAACCGCGTCGCCGAGGCCATCGTGAAGGGCAACTGGGACCAGGTCAACGGCCAGAACATCCTGGGTCTCCAACAGGACGCGGTCGCGATGGTCCTGGGCAACGTCATCGGGCCGAAGCTCCCCGACGTGGTGAGCCAGAACCTCGAAGAGTCCAAGCAGGCCATCGTCAACGGCGACGTGACGGTCCCGTGCAGCGCCACCGGCTGTCAGAACTGA
- a CDS encoding ABC transporter permease, whose product MSVVDYAARNRLRIGGTAVALVALAALATVFDLPVADLLTVGTAERALRAATPIALAAIGGLYAEKSGVFNIGLEGFMIFGALSAAAGTWLAAGSGSVGQTDLWIGIVVAIAVSTLLTLLFAVLTIRYEADQIVAGLAVWFIGLGFGPFTATVLWGGVSSPTLPNIDNVTVPLLAEIPVLGRVLFDASPLVLFTVLLAVAAWVVLYRTKYGYWVQAAGENPEALDTAGVNVNRVRYAAVVFSGALAGLGGAVLAIGIGSGFTGTGVTMVDGRGWIAIVAYLFGNYNPLGAFGASLLFGATDMLQVQFQTVGISLPGSIVGLFPYVAVLVVLNLVGYTRVPAAVGESYDTEE is encoded by the coding sequence GTGAGCGTCGTGGATTACGCCGCGCGGAACCGTCTCAGAATCGGCGGGACGGCCGTCGCGCTCGTCGCGCTGGCGGCCCTCGCCACGGTGTTCGACCTACCGGTCGCCGACCTGTTGACCGTCGGGACCGCGGAGCGCGCGCTCCGGGCCGCGACGCCCATCGCGCTGGCTGCTATCGGCGGTCTCTACGCCGAGAAGAGCGGCGTCTTCAACATCGGGCTGGAAGGGTTCATGATATTCGGCGCGCTCTCGGCCGCGGCCGGAACGTGGCTCGCGGCCGGGAGCGGGTCGGTCGGGCAGACCGACCTCTGGATAGGAATCGTGGTCGCAATCGCGGTCTCCACGCTCCTGACGCTGCTCTTCGCCGTGCTGACCATCCGGTACGAGGCCGACCAGATCGTCGCGGGACTCGCGGTCTGGTTCATCGGACTCGGGTTCGGTCCGTTCACCGCGACCGTCCTCTGGGGCGGCGTCTCCAGTCCGACGCTCCCGAACATCGACAACGTGACCGTTCCCCTGCTGGCGGAGATTCCGGTCCTCGGCCGCGTCCTGTTCGACGCCTCGCCGCTGGTGCTGTTCACCGTCCTGCTCGCGGTCGCGGCGTGGGTCGTCCTCTACCGCACCAAGTACGGCTACTGGGTGCAGGCCGCGGGCGAGAACCCCGAGGCGCTCGACACCGCGGGCGTGAACGTGAACCGCGTGCGCTACGCCGCTGTCGTCTTCTCGGGCGCGCTGGCGGGTCTGGGCGGCGCGGTCCTCGCCATCGGCATCGGAAGCGGCTTCACCGGGACCGGCGTGACGATGGTGGACGGCCGGGGCTGGATAGCCATCGTGGCGTACCTCTTCGGCAACTACAACCCGCTGGGCGCGTTCGGCGCGTCGCTGCTGTTCGGCGCGACCGACATGTTGCAAGTCCAGTTCCAGACCGTCGGCATCTCGCTGCCGGGGAGCATCGTCGGCCTGTTCCCCTACGTCGCGGTGCTGGTCGTGCTGAATCTCGTCGGGTACACGCGGGTTCCGGCGGCGGTCGGGGAGTCGTACGACACCGAGGAGTAA